Proteins encoded by one window of Mycolicibacterium cosmeticum:
- the mbtD gene encoding mycobactin polyketide synthase MbtD: MTALPDGRVPVLLSAHAEDLIAQDAAAIVRYLQRRPTDVAAVAATVLRTRRIRKHRTVIRAADIGELTDALHAVATGGDHPLVARSAQPAHNLAFVFPGQGSQWPSMGVEAYDRLPEYRAEADRCAAAFAAAGHASPLDYLLAEPGAATNDFTQVQIQGAQFVHGVALARVWRSCGVLPDITVGHSLGEIGAAHVAGTITLEAAVGVVAARATLLDGLTGPYRVAVLGLPPEAAEQAVAGTDGWAEMSVVNSKSSVAVSGDTATIASLVRDVTDRGFFAREIEMWFPAHTSKLDPLRSELDALLPAGEFAEAPVRFIGSATGAVVAAGTDFADYWYTNLRSTVRFDRAVAAAVDGGARTFVELSAHPALLYALGDVVDDLEVADVLAVGSGRRDEPVTDRLAANIAAVAVNDPGYRWADHVTGSTASTGAIAPLPNFPFAPMRSEHLWATPLPLPPVAGISVAVEQWQPHVPARSAARRAAVIGADSNLGAALTHRLATAEPADADLLIVVAPALDGTDTVTAAGALAGRIESGLLDYADTLSGTDRDVWLVTVNGEQVRPGDPAPLPAQAALGAMHRSLGLEFPDHRFGHLDLPDSTLDEAAVDILLGPAGEFAIRDGIAYRRSTRDEQISTPAWTPDSGVLDEVVITGGTGVVGLHLARYLAEQGARRIVLLSRDGVDGTELAELSADIVAPRCDITDPAALAAAIAETGSAAASLVIHAAGAATITEHRQLTAAAFAQTVAAKVTGFDRFAAAWPLRTDARILLCSSVSGLWGGRGHIAYAAANRLLDVQAAQHRAAGRHCTAVRWGLWPGTGIIDADEITKVQRSGLVAMVPDRAAHVCLRDWAADPLVFSADPGRLHTFLGGAHDGAAVPEPALAATVGSDPAGAVRTALGAVLKVTDTGALDLAESLLDLGVDSLLALDLRKKLMQATGHKVPLATILGGVTGTELIEHLAKTDLHKTDKESTVA; encoded by the coding sequence GTGACCGCACTGCCCGACGGACGCGTGCCGGTACTGCTGAGCGCGCACGCCGAGGACCTCATCGCCCAGGACGCCGCCGCCATCGTGCGATACCTGCAGCGGCGGCCCACCGACGTCGCCGCCGTGGCGGCAACCGTGCTGCGCACCCGCCGGATCCGCAAGCACCGCACGGTGATCCGCGCCGCCGATATCGGTGAGCTGACGGACGCCCTGCACGCGGTGGCGACCGGCGGTGACCACCCGCTGGTGGCGCGGTCCGCGCAGCCGGCGCACAACCTCGCCTTCGTGTTCCCCGGCCAAGGCAGCCAGTGGCCGTCGATGGGCGTCGAGGCCTACGACCGGCTGCCCGAATACCGGGCCGAGGCCGACCGCTGCGCGGCCGCGTTCGCGGCCGCCGGGCACGCATCGCCACTGGATTACCTGCTGGCCGAGCCCGGCGCGGCGACCAACGATTTCACCCAGGTGCAGATCCAGGGCGCCCAATTCGTGCACGGGGTTGCCCTGGCCCGGGTGTGGCGGTCCTGCGGCGTGCTGCCCGATATCACGGTGGGGCACAGCCTCGGTGAGATCGGCGCCGCCCATGTCGCGGGCACCATCACCCTGGAGGCGGCGGTCGGCGTCGTCGCCGCACGCGCCACCTTGCTCGACGGACTGACCGGGCCCTACCGCGTTGCGGTCCTCGGACTGCCGCCGGAGGCGGCGGAGCAGGCCGTCGCCGGCACCGACGGCTGGGCCGAGATGTCGGTGGTCAACTCGAAGTCCTCCGTGGCGGTGTCGGGCGACACCGCGACCATCGCATCGCTGGTGCGCGATGTCACCGACCGCGGGTTCTTCGCCCGTGAGATCGAGATGTGGTTCCCGGCGCACACCAGCAAATTGGACCCGCTGCGGTCCGAGCTCGATGCGCTGCTGCCTGCCGGCGAATTCGCCGAGGCCCCGGTCCGGTTCATCGGTTCGGCCACCGGTGCCGTGGTGGCGGCGGGCACCGATTTCGCCGACTACTGGTACACCAACCTGCGCAGCACCGTGCGGTTCGACCGTGCCGTCGCCGCGGCCGTCGACGGCGGTGCGCGCACCTTCGTCGAGCTGTCCGCGCACCCGGCGCTGCTGTACGCGCTCGGCGACGTGGTCGACGACCTGGAGGTCGCCGACGTGCTCGCCGTAGGCTCCGGCCGGCGCGACGAACCGGTCACCGACCGGCTGGCGGCCAATATCGCCGCGGTCGCCGTCAACGATCCGGGCTACCGCTGGGCCGACCACGTCACCGGGTCCACCGCGAGCACCGGGGCCATCGCGCCGCTGCCGAACTTCCCGTTCGCCCCGATGCGCTCCGAACACCTCTGGGCCACCCCACTTCCCCTGCCACCGGTCGCGGGCATCAGTGTGGCCGTCGAACAGTGGCAACCGCATGTCCCGGCCAGGTCCGCCGCCCGGCGGGCCGCGGTCATCGGCGCGGACAGCAACCTCGGCGCCGCGCTGACCCACCGCCTGGCCACCGCGGAGCCCGCGGACGCCGATCTGCTCATCGTGGTGGCCCCCGCGCTGGACGGCACCGACACCGTCACGGCCGCCGGAGCACTCGCCGGCCGGATCGAATCCGGGCTGCTCGACTACGCCGACACGCTGAGCGGTACCGACCGCGACGTATGGCTCGTCACCGTCAACGGGGAACAGGTCCGCCCCGGCGACCCGGCGCCGCTGCCCGCACAGGCCGCGTTGGGGGCCATGCACCGCAGCCTGGGGCTGGAATTCCCGGACCACCGCTTCGGCCACCTGGACCTGCCGGACAGCACGCTGGACGAGGCCGCGGTGGACATCTTGCTGGGCCCGGCCGGTGAGTTCGCCATCCGGGACGGCATCGCCTACCGGCGGTCCACCCGCGACGAACAGATCAGCACCCCCGCGTGGACACCGGACTCCGGCGTGCTGGACGAGGTGGTGATCACCGGCGGCACCGGTGTCGTCGGCCTGCACCTGGCCCGCTACCTCGCCGAGCAGGGTGCGCGCCGCATCGTGCTGCTCAGCCGCGACGGTGTCGACGGGACGGAGCTCGCCGAACTGAGCGCCGACATCGTCGCCCCCCGCTGCGATATCACCGACCCGGCCGCGTTGGCCGCCGCCATCGCCGAAACAGGTTCCGCCGCAGCGTCTTTGGTCATCCACGCCGCGGGTGCGGCCACCATCACCGAGCACCGACAGCTCACCGCGGCGGCGTTCGCACAGACCGTGGCGGCCAAGGTCACCGGATTCGACCGGTTCGCGGCCGCCTGGCCGCTGCGCACCGACGCCCGAATCCTGTTGTGCTCGTCGGTATCCGGACTCTGGGGTGGGCGAGGTCATATCGCCTACGCCGCCGCCAACCGGTTACTCGACGTGCAGGCCGCCCAGCACCGGGCCGCGGGCCGCCACTGCACGGCGGTGCGCTGGGGCCTGTGGCCGGGCACCGGCATCATCGACGCGGACGAGATCACCAAGGTGCAGCGCTCCGGCCTGGTGGCCATGGTCCCGGACCGGGCCGCGCATGTCTGCCTGCGGGACTGGGCGGCCGACCCCCTGGTGTTCTCCGCCGACCCGGGCCGGTTGCACACCTTCCTCGGTGGCGCGCACGACGGTGCCGCCGTCCCCGAACCGGCCCTCGCGGCCACGGTCGGCAGCGATCCGGCCGGCGCCGTGCGGACCGCACTCGGGGCGGTGTTGAAGGTGACCGATACCGGCGCGCTGGACCTGGCCGAATCGTTACTCGACCTGGGCGTCGATTCGTTGTTGGCCCTCGATCTCCGCAAGAAACTCATGCAGGCCACCGGGCACAAGGTTCCGCTGGCCACGATCCTCGGCGGCGTCACCGGTACCGAGCTGATCGAGCATCTGGCAAAGACTGATCTCCACAAGACCGATAAGGAAAGCACTGTCGCGTGA
- a CDS encoding beta-ketoacyl [acyl carrier protein] synthase domain-containing protein, with protein MSSDSPRYDDDPVVIVGMAVEAPGGVDTADAFWDLLAEQREALGHFPTDRGWAIAELLDGSLRDGFKQIHDLGGFLDSAGDFDPAFFGISPREAVAMDPQQRVALRLAWRAIENAGINPDDLAGHDVGCYVGASALEYGPLLSEFSSHSGHLITGTSLGVISGRIAYTLDLAGPALTVDTSCSSALAALHTAVWALRAGDCDMALAGGVCVMGSPGYFVEFSKQHALSDDGHCRPYSAHASGTVWAEGAGMFLLQRKSAAIRDGRPVLAEVRATAVNSDGRTVGLTAPSGTAQERLFGRAIAAAGLTPEDVGMIEGHGTATRLGDRTELRALARTYGATAPGAGALLGSVKSNIGHTQAAAGALGLAKVIVSAQHGSVPASLHTDEASREIDWESQGLRLATKLTPWPATDGVRIGAVSAFGMSGTNTHVVVAIPDAGDGR; from the coding sequence ATGAGCTCTGATTCGCCGCGATACGACGACGATCCGGTGGTGATCGTCGGGATGGCGGTCGAGGCGCCGGGCGGTGTCGACACCGCCGACGCGTTCTGGGACCTGCTCGCCGAGCAGCGCGAAGCGCTGGGGCATTTCCCCACCGACCGCGGCTGGGCGATCGCCGAGCTGCTGGACGGGTCCCTGCGCGACGGCTTCAAACAGATCCACGACCTCGGTGGATTCTTGGACAGCGCAGGCGATTTCGACCCGGCCTTCTTCGGCATCTCACCCCGCGAGGCGGTCGCGATGGACCCGCAGCAGCGGGTCGCGCTGCGGCTGGCCTGGCGCGCCATCGAAAATGCCGGCATCAATCCCGACGATCTCGCCGGCCACGACGTGGGCTGCTATGTCGGCGCCTCGGCACTCGAATACGGGCCGCTGCTGTCGGAATTCTCCTCGCACAGTGGTCATCTCATCACCGGGACCTCGCTCGGGGTGATCTCCGGGCGGATCGCCTACACCCTGGACCTGGCCGGACCCGCACTGACCGTCGACACCTCCTGCTCCTCGGCGCTGGCCGCATTGCACACCGCCGTCTGGGCCCTGCGCGCCGGTGATTGCGATATGGCGCTGGCCGGCGGCGTCTGCGTGATGGGCAGCCCGGGTTACTTCGTCGAGTTCTCCAAACAGCACGCCCTCTCCGATGACGGGCACTGCCGTCCCTACAGCGCCCACGCCAGCGGCACGGTGTGGGCCGAAGGAGCGGGAATGTTCCTGTTGCAGCGCAAGTCCGCCGCGATCCGCGACGGCAGGCCGGTGCTGGCCGAGGTACGGGCCACCGCCGTCAACTCCGACGGCCGCACCGTCGGTCTCACCGCACCCAGCGGCACCGCGCAGGAACGGCTGTTCGGCCGGGCCATCGCCGCGGCCGGCCTGACCCCCGAGGACGTCGGCATGATCGAGGGCCACGGCACCGCCACCCGGCTCGGTGACCGCACCGAACTGCGCGCCCTGGCCCGCACCTACGGTGCCACCGCGCCGGGCGCCGGCGCCCTGCTGGGCTCGGTCAAATCCAACATCGGGCACACCCAGGCCGCGGCCGGGGCGCTCGGGCTGGCCAAGGTGATCGTCTCGGCGCAGCACGGCTCGGTGCCGGCCAGCCTGCACACCGACGAAGCCAGCCGCGAAATCGACTGGGAGAGCCAAGGTCTGCGCCTGGCCACCAAGCTGACACCGTGGCCGGCCACCGACGGCGTGCGGATCGGTGCGGTCTCCGCGTTCGGGATGAGCGGCACCAACACCCATGTCGTGGTGGCGATACCGGATGCGGGGGACGGCCGGTGA
- a CDS encoding thioesterase II family protein, giving the protein MTAADLTFAPWVKRYSRGQERSDRGIGSAGAPTLVFPHAGGAALAYRSLGTALAAAGADAYVMQYPQRGDRLTHPAPATVTELAADLFDAGSWDRLGPLRLFGHCMGAVVAFEFARVAQQRGVEVAALWVSASEAPAAVAASPALPMAQDEIIAEMVDLGGTDPQLLEDEDFVELLLMAVRADYAAFNRYSCADDVRIDADIHTLGGDRDHRISETMLRRWASHTAGAFTCSIFDGGHFYINDHTADVAELINEL; this is encoded by the coding sequence GTGACCGCCGCGGATCTCACGTTCGCGCCCTGGGTCAAGCGGTACTCCCGGGGGCAGGAGCGAAGCGACCGGGGGATCGGTTCAGCCGGCGCGCCGACCCTGGTGTTCCCGCACGCCGGTGGCGCCGCACTGGCCTACCGATCGCTGGGCACCGCCCTGGCGGCGGCCGGTGCCGACGCCTACGTCATGCAGTACCCGCAGCGCGGTGACCGGCTGACCCACCCGGCGCCGGCCACCGTCACCGAACTGGCCGCCGACCTGTTCGACGCCGGCAGTTGGGATCGGCTCGGGCCGCTGCGGCTGTTCGGGCATTGCATGGGCGCGGTGGTGGCCTTCGAATTCGCCAGGGTGGCCCAGCAGCGCGGCGTCGAGGTGGCGGCCCTGTGGGTATCGGCCAGCGAAGCGCCCGCCGCGGTGGCCGCGTCACCCGCGCTGCCGATGGCGCAGGACGAGATCATCGCCGAGATGGTCGATCTCGGCGGCACCGACCCGCAGCTGCTGGAGGACGAGGATTTCGTGGAGCTGCTGCTGATGGCGGTCCGCGCCGACTACGCCGCGTTCAACCGGTACAGCTGCGCCGACGACGTGCGCATCGACGCCGACATCCACACCCTGGGCGGGGACCGCGATCACCGGATCAGCGAAACCATGCTGCGCCGCTGGGCATCCCACACCGCTGGTGCCTTCACCTGTTCCATCTTCGACGGCGGGCACTTCTACATCAACGACCACACCGCGGACGTGGCGGAGCTGATCAATGAGCTCTGA
- a CDS encoding non-ribosomal peptide synthetase — MSVAVNASEISETIRQEIADLLGITAADIDPEVDLVSQGLDSIRMMSLAGKWRKKGIDIDFASLAAQPSVRAWSELIGGDDVHAAAEAVDIEEDSNSGEPFPLAPMQHAMWIGREGDQQLGGVAGHLYVEFDGDTVDYDRLSRAATKLAERHPMLRVEFLPDGTQRIGAVPQPFPVQLVDLRESGDVEAALAQIRRAKSHQQLEHGVFELALTLLPGGRSRLHVDLDMQAADAMSYRTLMSDLTRLYNGADLAPLGYTYRQYRLAATQQPTDGSADADRQWWAERIPELPDPPRLPVVPQAEQADPRHTTRRHHWLDPQTRDALFDAARRRGVTPAMALAASFSDALAGWSAEPRFLLNVPMFGREQHHPDVDALVGDFTSSLLLDIDLRTADTAAARSRAVQQVFRSAAAHAAYPGLSVLRDLSRHRGTQVLAPVVYTSALGLGELFAAEVTDTFGKPVWINSQGPQVLLDAQVTEFDGGILVNWDVREDAFPAGLIDAMFDRHIGELLRLAADDTAWETTRAPLISAEQRAVRERLNGTTADTGGQPLHAGFFTSAAANPDATAVIGSAGTLTYAELREQVLAVAAALHTAGIKPGDTVAVLGPKGADQITALLGILSAGAIYLPIGVDQPTERAERILHTGGVRMALVCGDQEPSWLPALTIPEALRVGRRAVANDPGFAPVLADPQELAYVLFTSGSTGEPKGVEVNHAAAMNTAEFLYGHFGIGPDDRCLALMTLECDLSVLDVFATLATGGAIVAVDEADRRNPDTWARLIHEHRVTVLNFLPGSLEMLVETGTADLLSALRVVLTGGDWVRTAMVRRLQTQAPGVRVAGLGGATETAIHATIHEAGTDMPAAWTAVPYGVPFPNNAARVVNSFGADCPDWVPGELWIGGRGIASGYRGKPELTAERFVEHDGRRWYRTGDLARYWPDGTLEFIGRADHRVKISGYRIELGDVEAALQRIPGVRAAVAGIVPAAGARRADVLAALVSLDDPGLDIPRITASIAELVPPHMIPRHIELVDRIPFTLAGKTDRRAAARILAEVVGDGPDADRRMPVTPVQRALAAIIGELLGTSSIGVDDDFFALGGDSVLATTAVARIREWLDTPTVMVPDIFATRTVEALAARLTAREAGSDRLDQVAELYLEVAQMDDADVVHALDAAAAS; from the coding sequence ATGAGTGTTGCTGTGAATGCCTCGGAGATTTCAGAGACCATCCGGCAAGAGATCGCCGATCTGCTCGGCATCACCGCCGCCGACATCGACCCCGAGGTGGACCTCGTCAGCCAGGGGCTGGACTCCATCCGGATGATGTCGCTGGCCGGGAAATGGCGGAAAAAGGGTATCGACATCGACTTCGCATCACTCGCGGCGCAACCGTCGGTGCGCGCATGGTCGGAACTGATCGGCGGGGATGACGTCCACGCCGCCGCCGAAGCCGTTGACATCGAAGAGGATTCGAATTCCGGCGAGCCGTTTCCGCTCGCGCCGATGCAGCACGCCATGTGGATCGGCCGGGAAGGCGATCAGCAGCTCGGCGGGGTCGCCGGCCACCTGTACGTCGAATTCGACGGCGACACCGTCGATTACGACCGGCTCAGCCGGGCCGCGACCAAACTCGCCGAACGGCATCCGATGTTGCGGGTCGAATTCCTGCCCGACGGCACGCAGCGCATCGGCGCGGTGCCGCAACCATTCCCGGTGCAACTGGTCGATCTGCGCGAATCCGGTGACGTCGAAGCAGCACTGGCGCAGATCCGTCGTGCCAAGTCGCACCAGCAGCTCGAGCACGGGGTGTTCGAGCTGGCACTGACCCTGCTGCCCGGCGGCCGCTCCCGGCTGCACGTCGACCTGGATATGCAGGCCGCCGACGCGATGAGCTACCGCACGCTGATGTCGGACCTGACGCGGCTGTACAACGGCGCCGACCTGGCCCCGCTCGGATACACCTACCGGCAGTACCGGCTCGCCGCGACCCAGCAACCCACCGACGGGTCGGCCGACGCCGATCGGCAGTGGTGGGCCGAACGCATCCCCGAACTGCCGGACCCGCCGCGGTTGCCGGTGGTGCCCCAGGCCGAGCAGGCCGACCCGCGCCACACCACCCGCCGTCATCATTGGTTGGACCCGCAGACCCGCGACGCCCTGTTCGATGCCGCCCGCCGGCGCGGCGTCACACCCGCGATGGCCCTGGCTGCCTCGTTCTCCGATGCACTGGCCGGGTGGTCGGCCGAACCACGCTTCCTGCTCAACGTGCCGATGTTCGGCCGCGAACAGCACCACCCCGACGTCGACGCGCTGGTCGGTGATTTCACCTCGTCGTTGCTGCTCGACATCGACCTGCGCACCGCCGACACGGCCGCCGCCCGTTCCCGCGCCGTGCAGCAGGTGTTCCGCAGCGCGGCCGCGCACGCCGCCTATCCCGGCCTGTCGGTGCTGCGCGACCTCAGCCGCCACCGCGGCACCCAGGTGCTGGCACCGGTGGTCTACACCAGCGCGCTCGGCCTCGGCGAACTGTTCGCCGCCGAGGTCACCGACACCTTCGGTAAGCCGGTGTGGATCAACTCGCAAGGCCCGCAGGTGCTGTTGGACGCCCAGGTCACCGAATTCGACGGCGGCATCCTGGTGAACTGGGACGTCCGCGAGGACGCGTTCCCCGCCGGGCTGATCGACGCCATGTTCGACCGGCACATCGGCGAACTGCTCCGGCTGGCCGCCGACGACACCGCCTGGGAGACCACCCGCGCCCCGCTGATCAGCGCCGAGCAGCGCGCCGTTCGGGAGCGGCTCAACGGCACGACCGCCGACACCGGTGGGCAACCGCTGCACGCCGGGTTCTTCACCTCGGCCGCCGCCAACCCGGACGCCACCGCGGTCATCGGCTCCGCCGGCACCCTGACCTACGCCGAACTGCGCGAGCAGGTGCTGGCCGTCGCCGCCGCCCTGCACACCGCGGGCATCAAACCCGGTGACACCGTGGCGGTGCTCGGCCCCAAGGGCGCCGACCAGATCACCGCGCTGCTCGGCATCCTGTCCGCCGGCGCGATCTACCTACCGATCGGCGTCGATCAACCGACTGAACGGGCCGAGCGCATCCTGCACACCGGCGGCGTGCGGATGGCATTGGTGTGCGGTGACCAGGAACCCAGTTGGCTGCCCGCCTTGACCATCCCGGAGGCACTGCGGGTGGGGCGACGCGCGGTGGCCAACGACCCCGGGTTCGCGCCCGTGCTCGCCGACCCGCAGGAACTGGCCTACGTGTTGTTCACCTCCGGGTCGACCGGTGAACCCAAGGGCGTGGAGGTCAACCATGCCGCGGCGATGAACACCGCCGAATTCCTCTACGGACACTTCGGGATCGGGCCGGATGATCGGTGCCTGGCGCTGATGACCCTGGAATGCGACCTGTCCGTGCTCGACGTATTCGCCACCCTGGCCACCGGTGGCGCGATCGTCGCCGTCGACGAGGCGGACCGCCGTAACCCCGACACCTGGGCCCGGTTGATCCACGAGCACCGGGTCACCGTGCTCAACTTCCTGCCCGGCAGCCTGGAGATGCTCGTCGAAACCGGAACGGCTGACCTGCTTTCTGCACTGCGGGTGGTCCTCACCGGTGGGGACTGGGTGCGCACCGCCATGGTGCGCCGGTTGCAAACCCAGGCGCCCGGGGTCCGGGTCGCCGGACTCGGCGGTGCCACCGAAACCGCGATCCACGCCACCATCCACGAAGCCGGCACCGACATGCCGGCGGCCTGGACCGCGGTGCCCTACGGCGTGCCGTTCCCGAACAACGCTGCACGCGTGGTCAACTCGTTCGGCGCCGACTGCCCGGACTGGGTGCCCGGGGAACTGTGGATCGGCGGGCGCGGTATCGCGTCCGGTTACCGCGGCAAGCCGGAGCTGACCGCCGAACGTTTCGTCGAGCACGACGGCCGGCGTTGGTACCGCACCGGCGACCTGGCCCGGTACTGGCCCGACGGCACCCTGGAGTTCATCGGCCGCGCCGATCACCGGGTGAAGATCAGCGGGTACCGCATCGAACTCGGTGACGTCGAGGCGGCGCTGCAGCGCATTCCCGGTGTGCGCGCCGCGGTCGCCGGCATCGTGCCCGCGGCCGGCGCCCGGCGCGCCGACGTGCTGGCCGCACTCGTCAGCCTCGACGATCCCGGGCTGGATATCCCGAGGATCACCGCGTCCATCGCCGAACTCGTTCCGCCGCACATGATTCCGCGGCACATCGAGCTGGTCGACCGCATCCCGTTCACCCTCGCCGGCAAGACCGACCGCCGTGCCGCCGCCCGGATCCTGGCCGAGGTGGTCGGCGACGGACCGGACGCCGACCGCAGGATGCCGGTCACCCCGGTGCAGCGGGCGCTGGCGGCCATCATCGGCGAGCTGCTCGGCACGTCGAGCATCGGTGTCGACGACGACTTCTTCGCGCTCGGCGGGGATTCGGTGCTGGCCACCACCGCGGTGGCGCGGATCCGGGAATGGCTGGACACCCCGACGGTGATGGTGCCCGACATCTTCGCCACCCGCACCGTCGAGGCCCTCGCCGCGCGCCTGACGGCGCGGGAAGCCGGCAGCGACCGGCTCGACCAGGTCGCCGAGCTGTATCTGGAGGTCGCCCAGATGGACGACGCGGACGTGGTGCACGCCCTCGACGCCGCCGCGGCCTCGTGA
- a CDS encoding (2,3-dihydroxybenzoyl)adenylate synthase has product MTLTTPQPAESAAQTTLAAGFRPFPADRAAHYRAAGHWTGRTIDEILRTAAATWPGNIAVADAASAHTFAELDELADRAAAGFAALGIAPGDRVLLQLPNSARFAVALFGLLRAGAVPVMCLPGHRLAELTHFAAVSDAVALVIADSAAGFDYRAMAEELVAARPAVRHVIVDGEPGPFLPWSALESDAEPPVVAPATDTPALLLVSGGTTGAPKLIPRTHDDYVYNFTASARLCALTSDDVYLVVLPAAHNFPLACPGLLGALSVGATTVFTTDPSPEAAFAVIDRHGVTVTALVPALAKLWSAACDWEPLAPKGLRLLQVGGAKLGADDAATVRAALTPGLQQVFGMAEGLLNYTRLGDSPELLDHTQGRPLSELDELRVVDEAGQEVAPGVEGELLVRGPYTINGYFNAPQDNARSFSPDGFYRSGDRVRRFADGYLEVTGRVKDVITRGGETVSALDLEEHLITHPGIWSAAAVPLPDEFLGEKICAVVVFSGAPVSLADLNAYLDSRGVAAHSRPDTLVAMPSLPTTAVGKTDKKAILRQLTR; this is encoded by the coding sequence GTGACCCTGACCACGCCGCAACCGGCGGAATCCGCAGCACAGACCACCCTGGCGGCCGGGTTCCGGCCGTTCCCGGCCGACCGCGCGGCGCACTACCGGGCCGCCGGCCACTGGACCGGCCGGACCATCGACGAGATCCTGCGCACGGCGGCAGCTACCTGGCCGGGCAATATCGCCGTGGCCGACGCCGCGTCCGCGCACACCTTCGCCGAACTGGATGAGCTGGCCGACCGCGCGGCGGCCGGCTTCGCGGCGCTGGGCATCGCGCCGGGTGACCGCGTCCTGCTCCAGCTACCGAATTCGGCGCGCTTCGCCGTCGCGCTGTTCGGGTTGCTGCGCGCCGGCGCGGTGCCGGTGATGTGCCTGCCCGGGCACCGGCTGGCCGAACTGACCCATTTCGCGGCGGTCAGCGACGCGGTCGCCCTGGTCATCGCCGACAGCGCAGCGGGATTCGACTACCGGGCGATGGCCGAGGAGCTCGTCGCGGCCCGTCCGGCGGTGCGCCACGTCATCGTCGACGGCGAGCCGGGTCCGTTCCTGCCGTGGTCCGCGCTGGAAAGTGATGCCGAGCCACCCGTCGTCGCGCCGGCCACCGACACTCCGGCGCTGCTGCTGGTGTCCGGCGGCACCACCGGCGCACCGAAGCTCATCCCCCGCACCCACGACGACTACGTCTACAACTTCACCGCCAGTGCCCGACTGTGCGCGCTGACATCCGACGACGTGTACCTGGTGGTGCTGCCCGCCGCGCACAATTTCCCGCTGGCCTGCCCCGGCCTGCTCGGCGCCCTGAGTGTCGGCGCCACCACGGTGTTCACCACCGACCCGTCACCGGAGGCCGCCTTCGCCGTGATCGACCGGCACGGGGTGACCGTCACCGCGCTGGTGCCCGCGCTGGCCAAACTGTGGTCGGCGGCCTGCGACTGGGAGCCGTTGGCCCCCAAGGGGCTACGGCTGCTTCAGGTTGGCGGCGCGAAACTGGGCGCCGACGACGCGGCCACCGTGCGCGCCGCGCTGACGCCCGGGTTGCAGCAGGTGTTCGGGATGGCCGAGGGCCTGCTGAACTACACCCGGCTCGGTGACTCCCCCGAGCTACTGGACCACACCCAGGGCCGCCCGCTGTCGGAGCTCGACGAGTTGCGCGTGGTCGACGAGGCCGGCCAGGAGGTGGCTCCCGGCGTCGAGGGTGAACTGCTGGTGCGCGGGCCCTACACCATCAACGGCTATTTCAATGCCCCGCAGGACAACGCCCGCTCCTTCAGCCCCGACGGTTTCTACCGCAGCGGGGACCGGGTCCGACGGTTCGCCGATGGCTATCTGGAGGTGACCGGCCGGGTCAAAGATGTCATCACCCGTGGCGGGGAGACGGTGTCGGCGCTGGACCTGGAGGAACACCTGATCACACACCCGGGCATCTGGTCGGCCGCCGCCGTACCGCTGCCCGACGAGTTCCTCGGCGAGAAGATCTGCGCGGTGGTGGTTTTCAGCGGGGCCCCGGTCAGCCTGGCCGACCTGAACGCCTACCTGGACAGCCGCGGGGTGGCCGCACACTCGCGGCCCGACACCCTGGTCGCGATGCCGTCCCTGCCGACCACCGCGGTCGGCAAGACCGACAAGAAGGCCATTCTGAGGCAGCTGACCCGCTGA